The Gossypium hirsutum isolate 1008001.06 chromosome A03, Gossypium_hirsutum_v2.1, whole genome shotgun sequence genome contains the following window.
AGCTCTATTGGCTAggaaatctgctattgcactccccttCACAGCTTTTTGGTttacatagactatgtcaaattcggaGAGCAGAATCTGCCATCGGGCCGTCCTTCCATTTAAAgcggttgactccatcatgtatttgaGAGGGTCTAGCTTTGAGATTATCCAAattgtatggtacaacatgtattgcctcaaccttcgtGTTGTCCAAACCAAAGTACAGCATAGCTTCTCAATTGGTGGATACCTTATTTCACACTCAGTGAAttttttactgaggtaatatatcgctctttcttttctctcagTCTCATTGTGTTGGCTGAGCACACATCCCATCGAATTATCAAATACTGTTAAGTACAGTATCAATGGTCTACCAGGGCTTGGTGGTGTTAGCATTGggggactagacaaatattgtttaaCCTTTTCAAAGGTTTTTTGGCATTCATCATCCCATACCCCAGGATTGAGCTTTttaagaagacggaatatggggtcacacttCTCAGTCAGTTGCAAAATAAACCGTGCGATGTAGTTTAGTCTCCCTAAGAAACCTCGGACTTCTTTCTGAGTTCGTGGAGGAGGCAGCTcctgtatagccttgactttatcAGGGTCGACTTCTATTCCTCTCTCACTGACTACGAAGTCGAGTAACTTTTCAGACCTAGCTCCGAAGGTGCATTTTGACGGATTGAGCTTTAAttggaattttctcaacctcaggAACAATTTTCTCAACACTCGCACATGTTCCTCTTCATTTCGGGATTTTGCAATCAtgtcgtcgacgtagacctcaattttcttgtgcatcatgtcatggaacaaggttaccatggctctttggtatGTGGCTCCTGCAATTTTCAACCCGAAGGGCATCAACTTGTAGCAAAATGTTCCCTATAAAGTTATGAATGTGGTTTTTTCCATGTCCTCAGGATGCATCCTAATCTGATTGTACCCGCAGaacccatccatgaaggagaacagtgaATAGTTTGCCGTATTATCCACTAGAGTGTCTATGTGAGGCAATGAAAAGTTATCATTTGGGCTGGCCTTGTTTAAATCTCTGTAATCTACACACATCCATACGTTCCCATTTTTCTTAGGGACATGGACGACgttggccacccattctgaataATTGACCACCTGTAGGAATCCGACATtaaactgcttcttgacttcttcctttattttcattGCTACATCGGGTCTTATCCTTCGGAGCTTCTGCTGAACTGGCTTGTACTCCTTTTTTGTAGGGACACGGTGCACTGCGATATCGGTACTTAgaccaggcatatcttggtatgaccatacAAAGACGTCATTGAATTCTTGCAACAGCTCAATGAGGTTCTGTTTCTTCCCCTCTTCTAGAGCCACAATCTCAGTAGTCTCTTTGTGTGGCAGGATCTGTTCCTCTTTTCGCTtcaccatccttaacaaatcggGAGATAAACCATAATCCTCGTCCTATTCAAAATCCTGAAATCCCTCAAAatacatgtctcgctcaaaaggagattccaGGCTCGCATCAGCATTACCCATGACGTTGACATCCAGGGACCTATTATGAGTATAAGAGAATAcccaaagaaaatgaaatgaataattccTTTGTATGGTATAATTGTGtatgaaatgaaaaggaagaaagaataattGCTCGAACCGATATATGAAAatgcattttttattgaaaataataatgtttgaacataagcctatttcacaaaagattcttattgtcCCTAGGCTAGGAGACAACAGGtgggttttgaatattactctgtgTTAGCTCTAAAGATTACAGGAATTTCTTCCTCAGTCTAGTTATCCAAAACACTCCCAGGCTCATACGGGTAAATGCTTGATAAATTTCTTTCCATTGTTTCTTCTTCAAATGTGGCGTTGATGCTCCAAACTCCAATCACATCTTTAGCCATTCCTTCTTTCACCTTATTCTGTATGGAATGAATAAACCTTCCAGATACAAATGTTTGGGAAATATGGGGGAAGTTCATCGGTTCCCACCTGACCTCTGTCCCATTCAATCTCGCTTTCCGCTATTCTTGTTTCCTTTCGAACTCCTTCTTCACTTGGCTTGCATCTGGCCTGAATCCCAAACCGAAGCGATCCCACTTGCCAACCAAGACTGGCACTCTAACTTGTCCACGGAGGTGCCTCCCGAGTCCTCTGCCAGGTAACGCCCCTTTCTCAACTGTTAACTGCAGGCTCATTTTTGTAGCCCCTGATATCTTAGGTATCGGATCCTGCTTCCTTCAGCTATAAATGTTGTGTTTACAAACTTTAACGATCGAAATGAACATTCAACCGCTTCGTTGTCATTCTCTACGTAGGGTGCATCACTGGTATATGACGCAATAATGTCTTCCTCCGTATTTATTGTTATTAGCCGTCCCTCAATAACCATCTTTAGCTTCTGGTGCAGCGAGGATGGCACTGCCCCAgctgaatgaatccaaggtcttcctaaTATACAGTTATAGGAAGGTTTAATATCTATCACGAGAAAATCTACCTCGTACGTGTTTGGGCCAATCTGAAGAGGTACCTCTATCCTTCCCATTACTTTTCTTtctgtgccatcaaatgctcttactATGTTCTGACACGTCTTCATATGGGAACTGTCTATAGGTAAACGGTTTAACATAGCCCAAGGCAATACGTTCAATGCGGACCCATTATCAACTAGTACTCCGGGTAGCGTATACCCCTTGCAACGTGTAGTGACATGCAGAGCCTTAGTAGACCCCCTACGCCctggcggtatctcatcatcgcTGAAGGAGATGAAATTGTCAGCGCTTATGTTACCGACGAGACGATCCAATTTGTTAACCGAAATGTCATCTACAACATAAGTTTCgttcaacactttcatcaatgCGTTGCGGTGGACCTCTGAATTTAACAGCAGAGCCAATACAGATATGCGATCTGATTGTTGGTGTAGTTGTTCCACAACACTATACTCGCTGTGTCTTAAGAACTTCAAGAACTCATTAGCTTCATTTTCCATTACTGGCTCATTAACCAGTGGTTCTGATCTCTCTACTTCTTGCTTGAGCATGACATGTTTCCCTTTTACTGGTTCGGCTTCTGTGTTTGGCATGTTAATCGAACCCTTCTTCTCTGGAACTGCTATACTACAATTATAATTCCAAGGTACCCTACGGCTATCTTTATAAGGGGAAGCTGTTGGCTTCTGGATTATAACTCTTGGTGTAAATCTTGCTTCTACTTCACTAATTCTGGGCTTCGACATAATTATCACTGGACGACTGGCTCTGCAGCCTTCTTCATTTGACTCTCCTTCTAGAGAGCAAATATTCTCCTCTTTGATAGACTCGAGGAACTCCAATTCCTTATTATCCATTAGACCCTGTACTAGGGCCCTGAACTCAATACAATTCTGGATCTCGTGATCTTTCTtatgatggaactcacagtagtttcgTGTATCTTGGATTTTATCCCCCAATCCCTGCGGGGCTAAACCTCTCTTCTTCATTTCCTTCCAAACTAGCTTCAATGGGGTTCTCACCTCCGCAA
Protein-coding sequences here:
- the LOC107887856 gene encoding uncharacterized protein, translating into MERLIKANIVKFDDTPGKGNPLPNHTDKGVNAIIENMGRKVKLNIAEVRTPLKLVWKEMKKRGLAPQGLGDKIQDTRNYCEFHHKKDHEIQNCIEFRALVQGLMDNKELEFLESIKEENICSLEGESNEEGCRASRPVIIMSKPRISEVEARFTPRVIIQKPTASPYKDSRRVPWNYNCSIAVPEKKGSINMPNTEAEPVKGKHVMLKQEVERSEPLVNEPVMENEANEFLKFLRHSEYSVVEQLHQQSDRISVLALLLNSEVHRNALMKVLNETYVVDDISVNKLDRLVGNISADNFISFSDDEIPPGRRGSTKALHVTTRCKGYTLPGVLVDNGSALNVLPWAMLNRLPIDSSHMKTCQNIVRAFDGTERKVMGRIEVPLQIGPNTYEVDFLVIDIKPSYNCILGRPWIHSAGAVPSSLHQKLKMVIEGRLITINTEEDIIASYTSDAPYVENDNEAVECSFRSLKFVNTTFIAEGSRIRYLRYQGLQK